The following are encoded together in the Deltaproteobacteria bacterium genome:
- the mtnA gene encoding S-methyl-5-thioribose-1-phosphate isomerase — translation MEFHTLIPKEKAVLVLDQRLLPLKMHYIKVKTYQDVYYAIKHMAIRGAPAIGVIAAFGMWLGSKQIKTNSIGSYYAKLKRIGAHLINARPTAHNLSWAVNRMLQIAAEYDHPDEITDRLHEEAIRIYKEDIETNKRIGKNGESLIKGGWSILTHCNAGALATAGYGTALGVLRAAKEAGKDIKVFVDETRPFLQGARLTAWELKQDGFDVTLITDNMAGWMMANNLIDACIVGADRIAKNGDVANKIGTYSVAVLADAHKIPFYVAAPASTFDPSILTGNEIVIEERAYKEVMCIGGRMIAPKRINVRNPAFDVTPARYINAIITEKSVIYPPFKSGIKRILYKKV, via the coding sequence ATGGAATTCCACACACTTATTCCGAAAGAAAAAGCCGTGCTTGTGCTTGATCAAAGGCTTTTGCCTTTAAAAATGCATTACATAAAAGTAAAAACATATCAGGATGTGTATTATGCTATAAAGCACATGGCTATAAGAGGCGCTCCAGCTATAGGTGTTATTGCTGCGTTTGGTATGTGGCTCGGCTCAAAGCAGATCAAAACTAACAGCATCGGAAGTTATTATGCAAAACTTAAACGCATTGGGGCACATTTGATAAATGCAAGGCCTACCGCACATAATCTTTCGTGGGCTGTAAACAGGATGTTACAAATTGCGGCAGAATATGATCACCCTGATGAGATCACCGACAGACTGCATGAGGAGGCAATCCGGATATATAAAGAGGACATAGAAACCAATAAGCGAATCGGCAAGAATGGTGAATCACTCATAAAAGGCGGCTGGTCAATACTCACACATTGCAATGCCGGGGCTCTTGCAACTGCAGGGTACGGGACAGCGCTTGGAGTACTCCGAGCCGCAAAAGAAGCCGGCAAGGATATAAAGGTTTTCGTGGATGAAACAAGACCGTTTTTGCAGGGTGCAAGGCTAACAGCATGGGAATTAAAGCAGGATGGCTTTGATGTTACATTGATCACGGATAATATGGCAGGATGGATGATGGCAAATAATTTGATCGATGCCTGTATCGTTGGCGCGGATCGTATAGCAAAAAATGGCGACGTAGCAAATAAGATTGGCACATACAGCGTGGCAGTGCTTGCAGATGCGCATAAGATACCTTTTTATGTCGCAGCACCGGCATCTACTTTTGATCCATCCATATTAACAGGGAATGAAATTGTTATAGAAGAAAGAGCTTATAAAGAGGTTATGTGCATAGGCGGCAGGATGATTGCACCGAAAAGAATAAATGTCCGTAATCCTGCATTTGATGTAACACCTGCAAGATATATTAATGCTATTATTACAGAAAAATCTGTAATCTATCCGCCATTCAAATCAGGAATCAAGAGAATACTCTACAAGAAAGTTTAA
- a CDS encoding AsmA family protein yields MKIKKTIIYPVIGLVTIIIILAVLPFVINLDNYISKITVPASKAIGRQVTIKHIRLSILTGLGLELKDVSIADVTASSAPFVHIDDVKVGVDILPLFKKEISINSIKLLDPNVHLIRYPDGKYNFSDLLKKKPAEKTKASASKPSSIPEGFYLGKLLLDNGTVTLTSVENNKVKEYIVKDINLGISNFNVKNPFSIYLTANLGAIKDTGFEIKGMIGPIGQYVSAEKLPYDLTAKFNHIDIPYILKFAGLKKEILKSGIVDADETLKSTMHGTVDITGKVSLSGIAFTDADIKPFDITNNLEFTTAQKSLKINDIVLQSDGINIDAKGNVNLNKHVSIVHLESKELVLNNLIAFYSTLKQKLPQELLLSGNGSIKTDVSMTPRSTDINGVVDFTDAKVAYDKKFIKQSSIPFQLTYHILKQGARFDLKDVDLVLDKLNVLLTGNVLTPGDMRADISVKTNRINLASLENILPMLKTYNAHGYLSITTRAKGELKKPKELSINGGIKVNDVSVQIASIPQPLKSLNMDAAFTKHSLLLKSLLLVIGQSIIKANGSISDFSAPKGRINIVSPYLNMDELTPKTKPSTKQASEKVTNKESNKPSIIDKADITVDARVDKGIVKKAQFKSLYALIQLTKAVLMIKQFHVNAFSGIISANGSVGLRHEQPYDLKLNVAKLELGQLLNTFTTYGNVLSGKLASDLALNGDIKDLKHTVSGNGIITVTDGEIKTFSALSELLKVASLSTIGKGQTTRFNNIKLTAVINHGKVTTNDLKLLSNEMDITSNGYFDLEGNLNFHGNSILSRALSNGIGGTIGQVIKNEQGRVEIPFLLTGTIRKPVFALDRQAYSQRLKELAKKQVIRELNKQINKELKGNENKQIQQLQQKGSKAIEQLFK; encoded by the coding sequence ATGAAGATAAAAAAAACCATAATCTATCCAGTAATAGGACTCGTTACTATCATTATAATATTGGCGGTGCTGCCTTTTGTGATCAATCTTGACAATTACATAAGCAAGATCACAGTGCCGGCATCAAAAGCGATTGGGAGGCAGGTAACAATAAAACACATAAGACTGAGTATTTTAACGGGACTTGGTCTTGAGCTGAAAGATGTTTCAATAGCGGACGTAACGGCATCATCCGCTCCGTTTGTACATATTGATGACGTAAAGGTTGGCGTTGATATCCTGCCTTTATTCAAAAAGGAGATCTCAATAAACAGTATCAAGCTTTTGGACCCGAACGTTCATTTAATAAGGTATCCTGATGGTAAGTATAACTTCTCGGATCTTCTTAAAAAAAAGCCGGCAGAAAAAACAAAAGCATCCGCATCTAAGCCATCCAGCATACCGGAAGGATTTTATCTCGGCAAGCTGTTGCTTGATAATGGTACTGTTACATTAACATCCGTTGAGAACAATAAGGTTAAAGAGTATATAGTAAAAGATATCAATCTCGGGATTAGTAATTTTAATGTAAAAAATCCGTTCAGTATTTATTTAACTGCAAACCTTGGTGCGATTAAAGATACAGGATTTGAGATAAAAGGCATGATTGGTCCTATTGGACAATACGTATCCGCAGAAAAGCTCCCCTATGATCTTACTGCTAAGTTTAATCATATAGATATCCCTTATATCCTTAAATTTGCGGGCTTAAAAAAAGAGATATTAAAATCAGGAATTGTTGATGCAGATGAGACTTTAAAATCTACCATGCATGGTACTGTGGATATCACAGGAAAGGTTTCATTATCAGGAATTGCATTTACCGATGCAGATATAAAACCATTTGATATAACGAATAACCTTGAATTCACAACAGCCCAAAAATCATTAAAAATAAACGATATCGTATTACAATCGGACGGCATTAATATAGATGCTAAAGGAAATGTAAACTTAAACAAGCACGTATCAATCGTACACCTTGAATCAAAAGAATTAGTACTGAATAATCTGATTGCATTTTATAGTACATTAAAACAAAAACTACCCCAAGAGCTTCTTTTGAGCGGTAACGGGAGCATAAAAACAGACGTATCTATGACACCCAGATCTACCGATATAAATGGGGTTGTTGATTTTACAGACGCAAAGGTAGCTTATGACAAAAAATTTATTAAACAATCTTCTATACCGTTCCAACTCACGTACCATATATTAAAACAAGGAGCTCGGTTTGATCTTAAAGATGTTGATCTTGTGCTTGATAAGCTAAATGTATTGCTTACAGGTAATGTGCTTACACCAGGTGATATGAGGGCGGACATTAGTGTGAAAACAAATCGAATCAATCTGGCATCTCTTGAAAACATATTGCCTATGCTCAAAACGTACAATGCTCATGGCTATTTATCAATAACAACACGGGCGAAGGGCGAACTAAAAAAACCAAAAGAACTCAGCATCAACGGGGGTATCAAGGTTAATGATGTTTCAGTACAAATAGCATCAATACCACAGCCTTTAAAATCACTCAATATGGATGCAGCATTTACAAAGCATAGTTTGTTATTAAAATCGTTGCTGCTGGTCATTGGTCAGTCAATAATCAAAGCAAACGGCAGTATCTCCGATTTCTCTGCACCAAAAGGCAGGATCAATATAGTATCTCCGTATCTTAATATGGACGAGCTGACGCCTAAAACAAAGCCATCCACAAAACAGGCGAGTGAAAAGGTAACTAACAAAGAAAGCAATAAACCGTCCATCATAGATAAAGCCGATATAACGGTCGATGCAAGGGTAGATAAGGGTATAGTTAAAAAAGCTCAGTTCAAATCATTGTATGCATTGATCCAGCTTACAAAAGCCGTATTAATGATAAAACAGTTTCATGTAAACGCGTTTTCCGGTATTATATCGGCAAACGGTAGTGTGGGCCTAAGACATGAACAGCCTTATGATTTAAAGCTTAATGTGGCAAAGCTTGAACTCGGGCAGCTTTTAAACACTTTTACAACATACGGAAATGTTCTATCCGGTAAACTTGCTTCTGATCTGGCACTGAATGGAGATATCAAGGATCTCAAACATACGGTTTCAGGCAATGGTATTATAACAGTTACAGACGGAGAAATAAAAACATTCTCAGCGCTCTCAGAACTGTTAAAAGTAGCAAGTCTTTCAACTATTGGCAAGGGACAGACAACAAGATTCAATAATATCAAATTAACCGCTGTAATCAATCATGGTAAGGTTACAACTAATGATCTGAAACTCCTTAGTAATGAAATGGATATCACGTCCAATGGGTACTTTGACCTCGAGGGGAATCTCAATTTTCATGGGAATAGTATACTTTCAAGGGCTTTATCAAACGGTATCGGCGGCACGATAGGACAGGTCATAAAAAATGAGCAGGGCCGCGTAGAAATACCATTTTTGCTGACAGGTACTATTAGAAAACCAGTATTCGCACTTGACAGACAGGCTTATTCGCAAAGGCTGAAGGAGCTTGCAAAAAAGCAGGTGATCCGGGAACTTAATAAACAGATCAATAAAGAATTAAAAGGCAATGAGAATAAACAAATCCAGCAATTGCAGCAAAAAGGCTCAAAAGCAATAGAGCAATTGTTTAAATAA
- the gatB gene encoding Asp-tRNA(Asn)/Glu-tRNA(Gln) amidotransferase subunit GatB: MEYEAVIGLEIHAQLKTETKAFCSCSTTFALDPNINVCPVCLGLPGALPVLNEKVVLYACMLAMSVSGEISKRSVFARKNYFYPDLPKGYQISQYELPISRHGVIHVQVNNENRAINLNRIHIEEDAGKLMHNQDGTSFVDFNRSGVPLLEIVSEPDMTSPDEAVAYLKKLRTILIYLGICDGNMEEGSLRCDANISVRPKGTSTLGVKAELKNMNSFRFIHKALTYEIQRQIDVIEEGGTIIQETRLWDEGTSTTMPMRSKEEAHDYRYFPEPDLLTLELNEEILKRAKESIPELPDMKMKRFTADYNLPSYDADVLTAAKDLANYFEGVVKLFNKPKVISNWIMSEMLRFIKDIDTEIKDFKVKPEQTAELLELIDNGTISGKIAKTIYEKMVETAKSPDTLVKELGLEQVSDQSIIMDVVKSVIEKQPKEVEQYKAGKGKLIGFFVGQVMKATNGKANPGMVNEILTKLLKGS, encoded by the coding sequence ATGGAATACGAAGCAGTAATAGGACTGGAGATACATGCACAGTTAAAAACGGAGACAAAAGCATTTTGTTCATGCTCTACTACATTCGCACTGGATCCAAATATAAATGTGTGCCCAGTATGTCTAGGCTTACCTGGTGCACTCCCTGTGCTTAATGAGAAGGTTGTTCTGTACGCATGTATGCTTGCAATGTCAGTGAGTGGAGAAATTTCAAAACGCAGCGTGTTTGCAAGGAAAAACTATTTTTATCCTGATCTTCCAAAAGGATATCAGATATCACAGTATGAATTACCCATTTCAAGACATGGAGTCATACATGTACAGGTTAATAATGAAAACAGGGCTATCAATCTTAACAGGATTCACATTGAAGAGGATGCTGGAAAACTAATGCATAATCAGGATGGAACAAGCTTTGTGGATTTTAATAGATCAGGAGTTCCGTTACTTGAGATTGTATCAGAGCCTGATATGACAAGCCCGGATGAAGCGGTTGCGTATCTTAAAAAACTAAGGACCATCTTGATCTATCTGGGCATTTGTGATGGAAATATGGAGGAAGGCTCTTTACGATGCGATGCGAATATTTCTGTAAGGCCCAAAGGCACCAGTACACTTGGTGTTAAAGCAGAGCTAAAGAACATGAACTCATTCAGATTTATACACAAGGCGCTTACTTATGAGATACAAAGACAGATTGATGTTATTGAGGAAGGCGGCACGATTATTCAGGAAACGAGGTTGTGGGATGAGGGAACCTCTACAACAATGCCGATGCGATCAAAAGAAGAGGCGCACGATTACAGGTATTTCCCGGAGCCTGATCTTCTTACGCTCGAGCTTAACGAAGAGATCCTGAAACGCGCAAAAGAAAGCATACCGGAATTGCCGGATATGAAAATGAAAAGATTTACGGCAGACTATAACCTGCCTTCTTATGATGCAGATGTCCTTACAGCAGCTAAGGACCTTGCTAATTATTTTGAAGGTGTAGTGAAACTTTTCAATAAACCAAAGGTTATAAGTAACTGGATCATGAGTGAGATGCTTAGGTTCATAAAAGATATTGATACAGAGATAAAAGACTTTAAGGTAAAGCCGGAACAAACAGCAGAGCTGCTTGAATTGATAGACAATGGGACAATAAGCGGAAAGATTGCAAAAACAATTTATGAAAAAATGGTAGAAACAGCTAAGTCTCCGGACACGCTTGTAAAAGAACTCGGGCTTGAACAGGTCTCTGACCAGAGCATCATCATGGATGTTGTAAAATCGGTTATTGAAAAGCAGCCAAAAGAGGTTGAGCAGTATAAGGCAGGCAAGGGAAAACTGATCGGTTTCTTTGTAGGTCAGGTGATGAAGGCAACTAACGGGAAAGCAAACCCTGGCATGGTAAATGAGATATTAACAAAGTTATTAAAAGGGAGCTAA
- the gatA gene encoding Asp-tRNA(Asn)/Glu-tRNA(Gln) amidotransferase subunit GatA codes for MEIHEISINELSELYRKKAVSPREVVLNLLNRIEKLNKTLNAFITVDKEYALKQADHAMEMLKDKDASLLCGVPVAVKDIFATRGMRTTCASKILENFIPPYDATVISKLKKHGAVFIGKTNMDEFAMGSSTETSYFGPAKNPYALDAVPGGSSGGSASAVSADMAYAALGTDTGGSIRQPASLCGIVGLKPTYGRVSRYGMIAFASSLDQGGTMTKTVYDTAAMLEAIAGFDPLDSTSADVPVEPFTSLLTKDIRGMKIGVPEEYFIDGMDKDVEQAVHNAIDVMKGLGSQIVDISLPHTKYAVAVYYILASSEASSNLARYDGVRFGYRTDRDVNLLNMYKQTRAQGFGKEVKRRIMLGTFALSAGYYEAFYGKAQRARRLIKNDFDNAFKQCDVILAPTSPTPAFKFGSKLEDPLKMYLSDIFTIPLNLAGLPGIAIPAGFSKEKLPIGIQLIGRMFDEKSIFNTAYAYENAVQWHKQKPSLKAG; via the coding sequence ATGGAGATACATGAAATCAGTATAAACGAGCTTTCAGAACTTTATAGAAAAAAAGCTGTAAGCCCGCGAGAGGTTGTATTAAACCTTTTAAACAGAATTGAAAAGCTCAATAAAACATTAAATGCCTTTATCACGGTTGATAAAGAGTATGCGTTAAAACAGGCTGACCATGCAATGGAAATGCTCAAAGATAAGGACGCATCACTACTGTGCGGCGTACCTGTGGCGGTAAAAGATATCTTTGCAACAAGAGGTATGAGAACAACGTGTGCATCAAAGATCCTTGAAAACTTTATCCCGCCTTACGACGCAACGGTTATAAGCAAATTAAAAAAACACGGGGCCGTTTTTATAGGTAAAACGAATATGGACGAGTTTGCTATGGGATCATCAACAGAAACATCATACTTCGGTCCTGCTAAAAATCCTTATGCACTTGACGCGGTCCCGGGAGGATCAAGCGGAGGGTCTGCATCGGCAGTGAGTGCCGATATGGCTTATGCTGCACTCGGGACAGATACAGGCGGTTCAATAAGACAACCGGCATCACTTTGCGGCATTGTTGGACTTAAACCCACTTACGGCAGGGTAAGCAGATACGGTATGATTGCATTTGCCTCTTCTCTTGATCAGGGCGGCACAATGACAAAGACCGTTTACGATACCGCCGCCATGCTTGAGGCAATAGCCGGTTTTGATCCATTGGATTCAACATCAGCGGATGTTCCTGTAGAGCCTTTTACGTCGCTTTTAACAAAGGATATAAGAGGCATGAAAATAGGCGTTCCTGAGGAATACTTTATAGACGGTATGGATAAGGATGTAGAACAGGCTGTTCATAATGCAATAGATGTTATGAAAGGGCTAGGATCCCAGATCGTGGATATCAGCCTGCCGCATACAAAGTATGCCGTTGCAGTTTATTACATACTTGCATCTTCAGAAGCAAGCTCTAACCTTGCAAGGTATGACGGGGTCAGATTTGGATACAGAACAGACAGGGATGTAAACCTTTTAAACATGTATAAACAAACGCGTGCACAGGGTTTTGGTAAAGAGGTTAAGCGAAGGATTATGCTTGGAACTTTTGCACTGTCAGCAGGATACTATGAAGCATTCTATGGTAAGGCACAAAGGGCCAGAAGGCTTATAAAAAACGATTTCGATAATGCATTTAAGCAATGTGATGTAATCCTTGCTCCCACAAGTCCTACCCCTGCGTTCAAATTCGGGTCAAAGCTTGAGGATCCTCTCAAGATGTATCTGTCCGATATCTTTACAATCCCGCTTAACCTTGCCGGACTGCCCGGTATTGCAATACCGGCAGGCTTTTCTAAAGAAAAGCTGCCTATAGGCATCCAATTGATAGGCAGGATGTTTGATGAAAAGTCTATCTTTAATACAGCTTATGCTTATGAGAATGCGGTTCAGTGGCATAAGCAAAAGCCATCTTTAAAGGCAGGATAA
- the gatC gene encoding Asp-tRNA(Asn)/Glu-tRNA(Gln) amidotransferase subunit GatC, with protein sequence MQGKINIDVKKVAELARLEFKEDELKVFSSQFENILEYISQIDELELNNVEPMSSPLQSSQRFRDDKHINNGLTRDEVLSNVQKAKDGFFVVPKVIE encoded by the coding sequence ATGCAGGGAAAAATAAATATAGATGTAAAAAAGGTGGCGGAGCTTGCAAGGCTTGAGTTTAAAGAAGATGAACTCAAGGTGTTTAGCTCGCAGTTTGAAAACATCCTTGAATATATAAGCCAGATAGACGAGCTCGAACTTAATAATGTAGAGCCCATGTCAAGCCCTTTGCAATCATCACAACGGTTTAGGGATGATAAACATATAAATAATGGTTTAACGAGGGATGAGGTACTTTCAAACGTGCAAAAAGCAAAGGACGGATTTTTCGTAGTTCCAAAGGTAATAGAATAA
- a CDS encoding Zn-ribbon domain-containing OB-fold protein — MDRDNKNITIPETEDGTVLFNVPFPKDIKQLKDITPIVYLQQYNINYIVSYGQDSPFFAGLANGKLLGTKCTKCGYIHVTPKMHCQECGGECDWIELPKEGRIHTFTVCYFGSEEFLKETPFILILVEFEGAKTLLLSRLVGFDASKASLDLVGKKVMPRFKRNSKFKPTDAYFVFAE, encoded by the coding sequence ATGGATAGAGATAACAAAAACATTACAATACCGGAGACAGAAGACGGCACCGTTCTATTTAACGTGCCGTTTCCAAAGGATATAAAACAGCTTAAGGACATAACACCCATAGTCTATTTGCAGCAGTACAACATTAATTATATTGTAAGCTATGGGCAGGATTCACCATTTTTTGCAGGGCTTGCGAATGGAAAACTGCTTGGGACAAAATGCACAAAATGCGGATACATACATGTTACACCAAAAATGCACTGTCAGGAGTGCGGCGGGGAGTGTGATTGGATAGAGCTTCCAAAAGAGGGAAGGATCCATACATTTACGGTATGCTATTTTGGCAGCGAGGAGTTTTTAAAAGAAACCCCATTCATACTAATCCTTGTCGAATTTGAGGGAGCAAAAACTCTTTTGCTTTCAAGGCTTGTTGGTTTCGATGCTTCTAAGGCATCGCTTGATCTTGTGGGTAAAAAGGTAATGCCAAGGTTTAAAAGAAATTCAAAGTTTAAGCCGACTGATGCGTATTTTGTGTTTGCTGAGTAA
- a CDS encoding thiolase domain-containing protein (Catalyzes the synthesis of acetoacetyl coenzyme A from two molecules of acetyl coenzyme A. It can also act as a thiolase, catalyzing the reverse reaction and generating two-carbon units from the four-carbon product of fatty acid oxidation), whose protein sequence is MEPVYMVSGGITKFAKAHPEMTFQLMVKKAYDYALNDIGLTHKDAYPLIDGSVASYFSDHFTRQLMAGIMVQDYLGLVPKPSHRVEGGGATGGICFQEAYKSVASGVMDVCLAYGFETMSHVNTWKGNEFIANASDMNFDYPVGGFYTGYYAMMVVRHMKEFGTKVEQMARVSVKNHINAYHNPYAQKREKLTIEDVRNAPMVAWPLTRLDVCVMSDGAAVALLANEKGLKKLEKASGTKLNPVKISAVGRGTDAMRMADRPHGKVILLPHESPDDYKDLDYPGIHSFRAGRMATKLAYEMANIDNPLKQIDFVELHDAYTSSEIQTYEDMGLCKYGEGGKFVEEGNPFMPNLDYGLKLKKQGTIPVNPSGGLIACGHPVGATGLMQAVFALWQIQHSIKKHFGDDTLQVKNAKRGAIHSHAGTGTYVTVSILEKA, encoded by the coding sequence ATGGAACCGGTTTATATGGTATCGGGCGGTATAACAAAATTTGCAAAGGCTCATCCTGAGATGACATTTCAGCTTATGGTAAAGAAGGCTTACGATTATGCACTAAATGATATAGGGCTTACACATAAGGATGCATATCCTTTAATAGACGGCTCTGTAGCCTCTTACTTCTCAGACCACTTCACCAGACAACTTATGGCAGGGATCATGGTTCAGGATTATCTCGGGCTTGTACCGAAACCAAGTCATAGGGTAGAGGGCGGCGGGGCTACAGGAGGCATATGTTTCCAGGAGGCTTATAAGTCCGTCGCGTCCGGAGTAATGGATGTTTGTCTTGCTTATGGATTTGAAACCATGTCACACGTGAACACATGGAAGGGAAATGAGTTTATAGCCAATGCATCAGACATGAATTTTGATTATCCTGTCGGAGGTTTTTATACAGGTTACTATGCAATGATGGTTGTAAGACACATGAAAGAATTTGGAACTAAGGTAGAGCAAATGGCAAGGGTGTCTGTGAAAAATCATATTAATGCATATCATAACCCTTATGCACAAAAGCGTGAGAAGCTTACGATAGAGGATGTAAGAAACGCACCAATGGTTGCATGGCCATTAACAAGGCTTGATGTGTGTGTAATGTCTGATGGTGCAGCAGTTGCATTGCTTGCAAATGAAAAAGGGTTAAAAAAACTGGAAAAGGCTTCAGGCACAAAACTCAATCCTGTAAAGATCTCGGCTGTCGGCAGGGGCACCGATGCTATGAGAATGGCTGATAGGCCGCATGGCAAGGTTATACTGCTTCCACATGAAAGCCCTGATGATTATAAAGATCTCGATTACCCCGGTATACATTCATTTAGAGCAGGGAGAATGGCAACAAAACTTGCGTACGAAATGGCAAATATCGATAATCCTTTAAAACAGATTGATTTTGTAGAGCTGCATGATGCGTATACATCGTCAGAGATACAGACATACGAAGATATGGGACTTTGCAAGTACGGCGAAGGCGGAAAGTTTGTGGAAGAAGGTAATCCCTTTATGCCAAACCTTGATTATGGTTTAAAGCTTAAAAAACAGGGCACGATACCAGTAAACCCGTCAGGAGGACTGATCGCCTGCGGGCATCCGGTAGGTGCAACAGGTTTAATGCAGGCCGTATTTGCATTATGGCAGATCCAGCATTCAATTAAAAAGCATTTTGGCGATGATACCTTACAGGTTAAAAATGCAAAAAGGGGTGCCATACACAGCCATGCAGGCACAGGCACTTATGTAACAGTATCTATACTTGAAAAGGCATAA
- a CDS encoding cobalamin B12-binding domain-containing protein produces the protein MPKKIRILIGKPGLDGHDRGARIIARLLRDAGYEVIYTGLHQTPEMIVEAALQEDVDAIGLSILSGAHNTLFKKVVDLLKEKGLTDITVFGGGIIPEEDVKYLKGIGVKGLFTPGTSMEEIVNFVKNNIKSKV, from the coding sequence ATGCCTAAAAAAATTAGGATTTTAATCGGCAAACCGGGTCTTGATGGACACGACCGCGGCGCAAGGATCATTGCAAGGCTACTAAGAGATGCGGGTTATGAAGTTATATACACCGGACTGCACCAAACCCCTGAGATGATAGTTGAGGCTGCACTGCAGGAAGATGTTGATGCAATAGGTTTGAGTATACTTTCGGGTGCACATAATACCCTGTTTAAAAAGGTTGTAGACCTGTTAAAAGAAAAGGGGTTAACTGACATAACCGTATTTGGCGGTGGAATTATCCCTGAAGAGGATGTTAAATATTTAAAAGGCATAGGTGTAAAGGGTTTATTTACACCTGGTACGAGTATGGAAGAAATAGTAAACTTTGTAAAAAATAACATAAAATCAAAAGTGTAG
- a CDS encoding LL-diaminopimelate aminotransferase: MSFKYADRLYVLPSYLFAELDRLKSEYIKSGKEVIDLGVGDPDIPTSKDIVEALKIASEDPANHIYPSYSGMDRFREVAAEWFYKRFNVKLDYKKQILSLIGSKEGIAHFPIAFVNPGDVVLYTEPGYPVYFASTIFAGGNPYPLPLIEKNRFLPDLNSIPERVLKKTKLLFINYPNNPTSAVADHTFFKKIIEFAKVHNIIVAHDAAYSEMYFKEKTHSILEYPGAMDVAIEFHSLSKTFSMTGWRIGFACGNDELIAGLGKIKTNIDSGVFQAVQWAGIKALTLGDALSEPLRECYHRRVDMVTTKLIKSGLKPFNNSATFYIWTKLPDCIDSTSFTMKLLQQTGVVVSPGIGFGKSGEGYFRMSVTNKEELLEKACEKIDGFIKSML, from the coding sequence ATGTCATTCAAATACGCAGACAGACTATATGTTTTACCATCGTACCTTTTTGCAGAACTCGATAGACTCAAATCGGAATATATAAAGAGCGGTAAGGAAGTCATAGACCTCGGTGTCGGGGATCCGGATATCCCGACATCAAAAGATATCGTTGAAGCACTTAAAATTGCCTCGGAAGATCCCGCAAACCATATCTATCCATCCTATTCTGGCATGGATAGATTCAGGGAAGTGGCAGCAGAATGGTTTTATAAAAGATTCAATGTGAAACTTGATTATAAAAAACAAATACTTTCATTGATAGGCTCAAAAGAAGGTATAGCACATTTCCCTATTGCGTTTGTTAATCCCGGTGATGTGGTATTGTACACAGAGCCAGGCTATCCTGTTTATTTTGCTTCAACAATATTTGCAGGGGGTAATCCGTATCCGTTACCGCTTATTGAAAAAAACCGTTTCCTGCCGGACCTCAACAGTATACCCGAACGTGTATTAAAAAAGACAAAATTGTTATTTATAAACTATCCCAACAATCCGACGTCTGCAGTTGCAGATCACACCTTTTTTAAGAAGATAATAGAGTTTGCGAAGGTCCATAATATTATTGTTGCCCATGATGCTGCATATTCCGAAATGTATTTTAAAGAGAAGACCCACTCTATACTTGAGTATCCAGGTGCTATGGATGTGGCTATAGAATTCCATTCCCTGTCAAAAACATTCAGCATGACAGGATGGCGTATAGGGTTTGCGTGCGGCAATGATGAACTTATTGCAGGGCTTGGGAAAATAAAAACGAACATAGATTCGGGCGTGTTCCAAGCTGTTCAATGGGCAGGAATAAAGGCATTAACCCTTGGGGATGCATTATCAGAACCATTGAGGGAGTGTTATCATCGACGTGTGGATATGGTTACCACTAAATTAATAAAATCAGGGCTCAAGCCGTTCAATAATTCAGCTACATTTTATATATGGACAAAGCTGCCGGACTGCATAGACTCAACCTCGTTCACGATGAAGCTGTTACAGCAAACTGGTGTTGTTGTATCTCCTGGTATCGGCTTCGGAAAATCGGGAGAAGGATACTTCAGAATGTCTGTAACAAATAAAGAAGAACTGCTTGAAAAGGCTTGTGAGAAAATAGACGGGTTCATAAAGTCAATGCTATAA